CGCGAGCTAATCGAACTTCGCAAGCAAATGCAAGAGCTAGAGAAGTCGAACAAGTCGCTCAAAGAAAAGCTGGACGACTTGGAGAAGAAGCTCGAAACGACAGAAAAGAAAGATTAACCCCTTCCTCATCCGGTTAGTCAATTCGCAACTTGTTTCATCTTCATCTGGAAAGAGGATCGATGTTGATTCGGAATGCTGCTTGGTTGGTCATGTCTTTCATGATCATGGGGTTGTTTTCCTCCGCTTTAGTGCAAGCGGAGGAAAAACGTTGGGCAATTGTCCTGCACGGTGGGGCAGGCGATATTCCCAAAGACATCCCGCCTGAACTGGTGCAAGAGTACAAGCAGACGCTAGAAAAGGCACTTGCCACCGGCGAGAAGATCTTGGCCGAAGGGGGCACCGCCCTGGATGCCGTGCAGCAGACGGTCATGGTCATGGAAGACGCCCCTTGCTTCAACGCGGGGCGAGGTGCTGTTTTCAATGCGGCTGGCTATCAGCAGCTTGATGCTTCGATCATGGATGGTAGCAATTTAGCCTGCGGAGGTGTTTCCGCAGTTGAAACGGTTCGCAATCCGATTGTCGCAGCACGCTTGGTGATGGAGAAAACGCCGCACGTCCTGCTCACAGCGAAGGATGCCGACGAGTTCGCAAAAGCCAGCGGCCTAGAAATTGTGCCGCGAAGTTATTACTTTAACGAAGCTCGCTGGAAGGATTTGGTTCGCCGTTTGAAAAAGAAGGGGCAACCGATCCCTGCAGAGCCACCGTACGGTCGTCCGAATGTATCGCTGGCCCCAACTCATCCGGCAGATGTTGATCTGGGCAACGGAACAGTTGGTTGTGCTGCGCTCGACCAAAATGGCAACCTGGCCGCTGCAACTAGTACCGGTGGGCTGACCGGCAAGATGGTTGGACGGGTTGGCGACTCCCCGATTATCGGTGCCGGCACTTACGCCGATAACGCCGGGTGTGCCATCAGCGGGACAGGCACCGGCGAGCAGTATATCCGGCATGCGATTGGTTTTCAGGTCAATTTCCGCGTGCGTGAAATGAAGCAGTCTTTGCAAGAGGCGGTCGATCATTGCCTTACCAAAGTGCTCGATCCAGGCGACGGCGGACTGATCGCGGTCGACGCGGAAGGCAACATGGTACTGGAAGTAAGCTCGACCACACTTGCCCGTGGTTGGTCCGATTGGAAAGGAAGCCGAGGCGTCGCCATCTGGGACGAGCCACTAGAGGATTAGTTACCGATTGATAAATTTGGAATGAGTAAGTGTAGCCGTAGGAAATAACGATCTCGTTACACGACCGCAGATTTCCCAATTGTTCCGGGCACTATGCGTTTGAATCTCTTAGGGGGGCGGCAATATGCATCCATTCGAGAAAAACTGAGAGACCTTTTCTGCCATTTCTTCTGCTTGCTCTCCAGTCACCGTCAGAGTGAGAGTCGTTTCAGGTTCTGCAAATAGCACCAATAGTTCAAGGATTGATTTACAACTCGCGTCTTGTTCACCCTTGGAAAGCCGGACATCGCCCGGAAAGTCTTTCGTGAGATGCACAAGGTTCGAACACGGTATTAGGTGCATACCATTTTTGTTCAGAACGGTTATTCTTTTGCAAATGCTCGTCGAGTCATTCGTATTTCCCAGGCTCAATTTCTTTACCTTTCATTCTTCGAATTGAAGCAGCAAGTATAGAAAGCCTATTCAGAGGTCAATTGGTTTTCGCCATGGGCTGCTTCGTCATCCGAAGGAGAAACTGCTCGACTTCCGGAGAAAAATTCGGCCATGCGTTGAATCAGAACGTAGAACAAAGGAATGAAGAAGATTGCGAGAAACGTTGCAGAGAGCATTCCGCCCACGACTCCGGTTCCAAGAGAACGACGTCCTGCGGCTCCGGCTCCTGTGGCGATTGCGAGGGGAACCACACCTAAGATGAATGCTAGTGAGGTCATGACGATGGGACGAAAACGCAGCTTCGCGGCTTCAACAGCGGCATCGACGATACCCATCCCTTCCTTACGAAGAGCAACGCAAAATTCGACGATTAAGATCGCATTCTTCGCCGACAGCCCAACCAGTGTTAGCAGGCCAATCTGGAAGTAGATGTCTTGCGTGTAACCTCGGAAGTAAACGGCGATCAGGGCACCAAGCACGGCTAAGGGAACAGCCAACAGAACGCCAACGGGAAGCGTCCAGCGTTCGTACTGGGCCGCCAGCACCAAGAAGACCACCACTAGTCCGAAGAGAAGTACCATTGGAGCTTGGTTGCCCGCTTTGATTTCCTGATAGGATGCCCCGCTCCATTCAATTCCATACCCAGGGGGAAGCGTATCAGCAGCAAGTTGGCGAATCGTGTTCATGGCTTGTCCACTACTGATTCCTACGGCGGGAGCTCCCGTGATCTCGACAGCAGGAAATCCGTTGTAGCGGCTTACCAAGTTCGGGCCAGCTTGGAATTTAGTGTCCACGATCGCGGAAAGCGGGACCATCTTGCCGATATTATTGCGGACGTAGATTCTGTCGATATCGGTCGGCGAGTTCCGAACTTCGGGCTCGGCCTGAACTTGGACGCGCCAAATCCTCCCGAAACGATTGAAGTCATTCACGTATAACGAGCCAAAATAAGCCTGCATCGGTTCAAAGACGCCGCTCAGTTCAACACCCATCATGCGTGTCTTTTCGCGGTTCAAATCTACGAACACTTGTGGCAATGTTACTCGCAAGGTTGCATTAAGACCGACGAGATCAGGATGTTCATTGGCGGCGGCAAGGAACTTTTGCGTGACGTCCGCTAGTTCGGTTACACTACCGCCCCCTCTTTGCTGAAGTTCAATTGTGAACCCGGCACGCTGACCAAGCCCTTGAATTGGTGGGGGGTTAATTGTCAGGATCAATCCGTCGGTGACGGTCAGCATCAATTGTTGAGAATCCGCGATCAGTGCTTGCGCCGAAAGTTCCGGTTCTTCGCGATCATGAAATGGCTTGAGACGTACGAATAAAACACCGGCATTGGTACTTGCCGCACCACCGCCAAGAACGTCGTAACCGACTAGTCCCACAACATTGTCCACCGCCGGGTGATTCTTGAAAAACTCTTCACCCTGTTCGATGACGCTTTGTGTCTTATCCAGGGAAGAACCGTCGGGCAGCATGACAACTCCAATCACATAGCCCTGGTCTTCGTCCGGCAAGAACCCTGCGGGAACGACACCGGAAAGACGATAGGTGGCGTAGCAGAGTACACCGAAGGTAATCAGTGTAACCAAAGTCATGTGGATGGTTGCCTTGACTCCGCTTACATAGCCAAACGTAATCCAGTCGAACACTTTGTCGAACGCTCGGAAGAGGATATTCTTTTTACCGTGGGATGGTAGGAGCAAAATGCTGGCGAGTGCCGGGCTGAGCGTTAAAGCAACGAGTCCAGAAATGGCCACCGAAAGCGCGATCGTCACAGCGAACTGTCGATACATTTGTCCCGTGAAGCCACCTAAAAAGGTAACGGGAACGAACACTGCGGATAACACCAGCACAATTGCAATGACTGGGCCGGTTACTTGCTGCATTGCTTTGATGGTGGCATCGCGCGGACTAAGACCGTCTTCGTGCATGATCCGTTCCACGTTTTCCACCACGACAATTGCATCGTCCACCACGATCCCGATTGCAAGTACTAAGCCAAACAGTGTCAGCGTATTGATCGAGAAACCAAGCACGATCATTCCCGCGAAAGTTCCAATCACGGCCACAGGCACGGCAAGCAGGGGAATAAGAGTCGCCCGCCAGGACTGAAGGAACAGGAATACCACAACGATCACGAGCAGAATGGCTTCGAAGAGGGTATGGATAACCTTTTCCACCGATTCGCTAACGAATGACGTTGTTTCGAAAGGAATGCTCCAGGAAATGCCGGCTGGAAAATCTTGCTCCGCTTCCTTCATGGTCGCAAGGATATTGTCCATCGTTGCTAGGGCATTCGCACCACTTTGAAGATTAATCAAGATGAGCGTGGTCGGCTTGCCGTTCAGGCGGCTGACCATATTGTAGCTTTGTGCTCCCAGTTCGATCCGTGCGACATCCTTGAGGCGAACAATGGCACCGTCAGGGGTTGCTCTCAGGATAACGTCTTCATAGTCGCTCACGTCACTCAATCGGCCACGTGTTAAGACTGGCAGGGTTAATTCCACCTCGTCACCCGTCGGCCGCTGCCCTACCATTCCCGCAGGAAACACGGCATTCTGATCTCGCAGCGCGGCAGTTACATCCGATACCGTCATGCCCTTGAGTGCGAGCCGATCTGGATTGACCCAGATACGCATCGAGTAGTCTCTATTCCCAAACACCGAGGCATCGCCCACGCCAGGAACGCGTTTAATTCGATCCAGGAGGTTGATCGTTGCGTAGTTACTGAGGAAAAGGTCGCTGATGTTCTCATCATTCGATTCCAAGGCAACAAGCGCAAGAATGCTACTCGAGGCCTTGACGACGGTCACCCCGTTTCTCACCACCTCTTGTGGCAACTTCGGTTGAGCAATGGCCAGACGGTTTTGCACTTCCACAGCCGCCATATCTTGATCGGTTCCAATTTCAAAAGTGACCGTAATTTTGCATGTGCCATCATTACTGCTTTGTGAACTGAAGTAGATCAAGTTCTTGATGCCGCTCAATTGCTGTTCAATAGGCGCAGCTACCGATTCTGCCAATGTTTGAGCGTCGGCTCCCGGATATACCGCCGTTATTTGAACCTGGGGGGGCGTGATCTCTGGGTAACGTTCTACCGGTAGAACGACGATTGAGACGCCACCTGCAATCACGATCAAGAGCGATAGGACAATCGAGAACACCGGGCGATCGATGAAGAATCGAGAGAGCATAAGATCAAGTCTGTAGATGAAAGGTTGCGGTATTCAATCTTTGGCACGAATTCTCGGTTGGCCGATTA
The Bremerella cremea DNA segment above includes these coding regions:
- a CDS encoding efflux RND transporter permease subunit produces the protein MLSRFFIDRPVFSIVLSLLIVIAGGVSIVVLPVERYPEITPPQVQITAVYPGADAQTLAESVAAPIEQQLSGIKNLIYFSSQSSNDGTCKITVTFEIGTDQDMAAVEVQNRLAIAQPKLPQEVVRNGVTVVKASSSILALVALESNDENISDLFLSNYATINLLDRIKRVPGVGDASVFGNRDYSMRIWVNPDRLALKGMTVSDVTAALRDQNAVFPAGMVGQRPTGDEVELTLPVLTRGRLSDVSDYEDVILRATPDGAIVRLKDVARIELGAQSYNMVSRLNGKPTTLILINLQSGANALATMDNILATMKEAEQDFPAGISWSIPFETTSFVSESVEKVIHTLFEAILLVIVVVFLFLQSWRATLIPLLAVPVAVIGTFAGMIVLGFSINTLTLFGLVLAIGIVVDDAIVVVENVERIMHEDGLSPRDATIKAMQQVTGPVIAIVLVLSAVFVPVTFLGGFTGQMYRQFAVTIALSVAISGLVALTLSPALASILLLPSHGKKNILFRAFDKVFDWITFGYVSGVKATIHMTLVTLITFGVLCYATYRLSGVVPAGFLPDEDQGYVIGVVMLPDGSSLDKTQSVIEQGEEFFKNHPAVDNVVGLVGYDVLGGGAASTNAGVLFVRLKPFHDREEPELSAQALIADSQQLMLTVTDGLILTINPPPIQGLGQRAGFTIELQQRGGGSVTELADVTQKFLAAANEHPDLVGLNATLRVTLPQVFVDLNREKTRMMGVELSGVFEPMQAYFGSLYVNDFNRFGRIWRVQVQAEPEVRNSPTDIDRIYVRNNIGKMVPLSAIVDTKFQAGPNLVSRYNGFPAVEITGAPAVGISSGQAMNTIRQLAADTLPPGYGIEWSGASYQEIKAGNQAPMVLLFGLVVVFLVLAAQYERWTLPVGVLLAVPLAVLGALIAVYFRGYTQDIYFQIGLLTLVGLSAKNAILIVEFCVALRKEGMGIVDAAVEAAKLRFRPIVMTSLAFILGVVPLAIATGAGAAGRRSLGTGVVGGMLSATFLAIFFIPLFYVLIQRMAEFFSGSRAVSPSDDEAAHGENQLTSE
- a CDS encoding HPr family phosphocarrier protein, translated to MSLGNTNDSTSICKRITVLNKNGMHLIPCSNLVHLTKDFPGDVRLSKGEQDASCKSILELLVLFAEPETTLTLTVTGEQAEEMAEKVSQFFSNGCILPPP
- a CDS encoding isoaspartyl peptidase/L-asparaginase family protein yields the protein MLIRNAAWLVMSFMIMGLFSSALVQAEEKRWAIVLHGGAGDIPKDIPPELVQEYKQTLEKALATGEKILAEGGTALDAVQQTVMVMEDAPCFNAGRGAVFNAAGYQQLDASIMDGSNLACGGVSAVETVRNPIVAARLVMEKTPHVLLTAKDADEFAKASGLEIVPRSYYFNEARWKDLVRRLKKKGQPIPAEPPYGRPNVSLAPTHPADVDLGNGTVGCAALDQNGNLAAATSTGGLTGKMVGRVGDSPIIGAGTYADNAGCAISGTGTGEQYIRHAIGFQVNFRVREMKQSLQEAVDHCLTKVLDPGDGGLIAVDAEGNMVLEVSSTTLARGWSDWKGSRGVAIWDEPLED